Proteins encoded by one window of Methanobacterium sp. CWC-01:
- a CDS encoding DUF2111 domain-containing protein encodes MNINSSSTGEDIAELALAIHELVNRLPLTMRTKTQPGVRIEDGKVIDYNYTGPTLELVLKEGKISHQVPKTGPYQGTPVVVVPIHERGEVIAALGVVDITQGIYSDIIQITQRPEDLKKPKGV; translated from the coding sequence ATGAACATAAATTCCTCATCAACTGGAGAAGATATAGCGGAACTGGCCCTGGCCATACACGAGCTGGTAAACCGCCTACCCCTGACTATGCGCACCAAAACACAACCCGGCGTTCGTATAGAGGACGGAAAGGTTATAGATTACAATTACACCGGTCCTACACTGGAACTGGTACTTAAGGAGGGAAAAATATCCCACCAGGTCCCCAAAACAGGGCCATATCAGGGTACACCCGTAGTGGTGGTTCCCATCCATGAAAGAGGCGAAGTAATCGCTGCATTGGGTGTGGTTGACATTACTCAGGGTATCTACAGTGATATCATCCAGATTACCCAGAGACCAGAAGATCTTAAAAAACCTAAGGGAGTCTAA
- a CDS encoding methanogenesis marker 5 protein, whose product MKIAIFPPNSLILADLVERKGHEALVLQKEIRKKVTDPEIDSPPFNITEEEPIKGLKYAAIEVPSGVRGRMAIFGPLIEEADAAIIMEDAPFGFGCIGCARTNELSMYFLRKRGIPVLELQYPETREETMEVVNQINSFLDGLKAKEKAEGED is encoded by the coding sequence ATGAAAATAGCAATCTTTCCACCGAACTCACTCATCCTAGCCGACCTGGTGGAGCGAAAAGGCCACGAGGCACTGGTTCTGCAGAAAGAGATAAGAAAGAAGGTTACTGACCCGGAAATCGATTCACCACCTTTTAACATCACCGAGGAGGAACCCATTAAGGGTCTTAAGTACGCGGCCATAGAGGTTCCATCCGGAGTAAGAGGCCGTATGGCCATATTCGGACCACTAATCGAGGAAGCCGATGCTGCTATTATCATGGAAGATGCACCATTCGGATTTGGATGTATTGGCTGTGCTCGGACCAATGAATTGTCTATGTACTTCCTCCGCAAGCGAGGAATCCCCGTACTGGAACTGCAGTATCCAGAAACCAGGGAGGAGACCATGGAAGTGGTTAACCAGATAAATTCCTTCCTGGATGGTTTGAAGGCAAAAGAAAAAGCTGAGGGAGAGGACTAA
- a CDS encoding methanogenesis marker 15 protein: protein MVKIAQISCGTDYSGVQKEIEKAAATFGAEIIIPEADLDYINEAYQKFGFNAASSSIRLMIARAMSLVEGKSDADAVFIATCFRCAEGALVRNEIRRFIQQNTNLPVVTYSFTERTKADELFIRMEALSTIVARKSILAREKQEGLTMGIDSGSTTTKVAIMENNKVIGTGWVPTTDVIACSQDAMDQAFADTGYKLDDVEGVGVTGYGRLTIGKHMNAQLIQEELSVNAKGAVYLADHQKGEATVLDIGGMDNKVITVNDGIPDNFTMGGICAGASGRFLEITARRLGVDISELGPLALKGDFKQALLNSYCIVFGIQDLVTSLAAGNSKENVAAAACYSVAEQVYEQQLQEIDVREPLIQVGGTSLIEGLVEAVSTVLGGINVIVPEYSSHIGAVGSALLVSGLGDQMK from the coding sequence ATGGTGAAGATAGCACAAATTTCATGCGGTACTGATTATAGTGGGGTGCAGAAGGAAATAGAAAAGGCTGCCGCTACCTTTGGTGCGGAGATAATCATACCCGAAGCTGACCTGGACTACATTAACGAGGCCTATCAGAAGTTTGGATTCAACGCCGCCAGTAGCAGCATCCGGCTTATGATCGCCCGGGCCATGTCCCTGGTAGAGGGTAAATCGGATGCCGATGCCGTTTTCATTGCCACCTGCTTCCGTTGCGCCGAGGGAGCCCTGGTACGTAATGAGATTCGTCGTTTCATACAGCAAAACACCAACCTGCCGGTGGTGACCTACTCCTTCACCGAGAGGACCAAGGCCGACGAACTGTTCATCAGGATGGAGGCTTTATCGACCATCGTGGCCCGGAAGAGCATTCTGGCCCGGGAGAAACAGGAAGGTCTAACCATGGGGATAGACTCTGGTTCCACCACTACCAAAGTGGCTATAATGGAAAATAACAAAGTCATAGGAACTGGATGGGTGCCAACTACCGATGTTATTGCTTGTAGTCAGGATGCCATGGATCAGGCCTTCGCCGACACTGGCTACAAATTAGACGATGTGGAGGGGGTAGGAGTCACTGGCTACGGTCGTCTTACCATCGGAAAACATATGAACGCCCAGCTAATCCAGGAAGAACTGTCCGTTAACGCTAAAGGAGCGGTTTATCTGGCTGACCATCAAAAGGGAGAAGCCACTGTCCTGGACATTGGAGGGATGGACAACAAGGTCATCACCGTCAACGACGGGATACCCGACAACTTCACCATGGGGGGAATCTGTGCCGGGGCATCGGGAAGGTTCCTGGAGATTACTGCTCGCCGTTTAGGAGTGGATATCAGCGAATTGGGACCCCTGGCTTTGAAGGGGGATTTCAAGCAAGCTCTACTCAACAGTTACTGTATCGTGTTTGGAATACAGGACCTGGTTACTTCCCTGGCTGCTGGTAACTCCAAGGAGAATGTGGCTGCCGCGGCCTGTTATTCAGTGGCGGAACAAGTGTACGAGCAGCAACTTCAGGAAATAGATGTGCGCGAACCCCTGATACAGGTGGGTGGAACCAGCCTCATAGAGGGCCTGGTGGAAGCAGTGTCCACCGTTCTGGGGGGTATTAATGTGATTGTACCGGAATACTCCTCCCATATTGGGGCCGTGGGTTCTGCTCTTTTGGTATCAGGATTAGGGGACCAGATGAAATGA
- a CDS encoding radical SAM protein: MSEPKFKNESKFAHLTKVHPCFSEKMHDKVGRVHVPIAPRCNIQCNFCTREINKCENRPGVSARVMNVQQAVEHVEDVIKDMRIKVVGVAGPGDALANPETFEFFKIIDKKFPDLIKCLSTNGLLLPDRIDDIVEANVNSVTVTINAVDPEIGQHIYSNVFYNGKLYQGKEAFEVLSKNQLEGIEKLAGKGVVIKVNSVLIPGLNDKHIIDIAREVKKRGANLMNVLPLIPLYKMKDYPRPGCAELSEVRDAVEEIIPVFRACTQCRADAYGVPGKEDKHLDMTPASHY, from the coding sequence ATGAGTGAACCTAAATTTAAAAATGAATCTAAATTTGCCCATTTAACCAAGGTACACCCCTGCTTCAGCGAGAAGATGCACGACAAAGTGGGAAGGGTCCATGTGCCCATTGCCCCCCGCTGCAACATACAGTGCAACTTCTGCACCCGGGAGATCAACAAGTGCGAAAATCGGCCCGGAGTATCCGCCCGGGTCATGAACGTCCAGCAAGCAGTGGAACATGTGGAAGATGTCATAAAGGATATGCGCATTAAAGTGGTGGGAGTAGCTGGCCCTGGAGATGCCCTGGCCAACCCGGAAACCTTCGAGTTCTTTAAGATTATCGATAAGAAATTCCCGGACCTAATTAAATGCCTTTCCACCAATGGACTATTATTACCCGATCGGATCGATGACATTGTGGAGGCCAACGTCAACTCGGTGACCGTGACCATCAACGCCGTGGATCCAGAGATTGGTCAGCACATCTACTCCAACGTATTCTACAATGGAAAACTTTACCAGGGAAAAGAGGCCTTCGAAGTGTTATCCAAGAATCAACTGGAGGGTATTGAGAAACTGGCCGGTAAGGGAGTGGTGATCAAGGTTAACAGCGTTCTAATACCTGGCCTTAACGATAAACATATCATCGACATTGCCCGTGAAGTAAAAAAACGTGGAGCTAACCTGATGAACGTTCTGCCCCTCATACCCCTCTACAAGATGAAGGATTATCCCCGACCGGGATGTGCGGAACTATCTGAGGTACGTGATGCAGTGGAAGAAATCATTCCGGTGTTCAGGGCCTGCACCCAGTGTCGGGCCGATGCCTATGGAGTGCCGGGTAAGGAAGATAAGCACCTAGACATGACCCCCGCCAGCCACTACTAA
- a CDS encoding DUF2117 domain-containing protein, giving the protein MKIGVVVHGPEIVDSGYALRILEFMEDYGEVKARLGGTMGRTAVIDSNLEGRIDISQKLLPSQSIDLLSQDGQDIIVLINYGKSSVTGQAFGYKVYSHCLPHIPLIQIERPGEEDGSVVAWRADLQELATEMARKLGLKTVSAQKIRDSIEKSDPCWKESQRICRNIAGVSPDENIFVNGIVVGRSTSHDVALVAENGVITQLIGGELKEHGVEKLGKVDLERAIIKTGLLRKSRVKPRILPSEKNGSKLMVSYLSHAAEDIYRLRNADVVVTVGDDTTLVAADILYRFNVPIIGITDGDLDKVVEEGFKADGSMVVELESGWDDIIGEKIFLELFKGSETIEIVNMENFKNKILQIIKKINPHYQVRYT; this is encoded by the coding sequence ATGAAGATTGGTGTGGTGGTCCACGGACCCGAAATTGTGGATTCAGGATATGCCCTTCGAATACTGGAATTTATGGAAGACTACGGTGAGGTAAAGGCCCGCCTGGGCGGTACCATGGGAAGAACTGCTGTAATCGACTCCAATCTTGAAGGGCGAATTGATATAAGTCAAAAACTTCTTCCCAGTCAATCTATTGACCTTCTCAGCCAAGACGGACAGGATATTATTGTTTTGATTAACTATGGGAAGTCCAGTGTTACCGGCCAGGCCTTTGGCTATAAGGTGTACAGCCATTGCCTCCCCCACATTCCCCTTATTCAGATAGAACGGCCCGGTGAGGAAGATGGTAGTGTAGTGGCCTGGAGGGCTGATCTGCAGGAACTAGCCACCGAGATGGCCCGAAAGTTGGGTTTGAAAACAGTTTCAGCCCAGAAAATCAGAGATTCAATAGAAAAGAGCGATCCCTGTTGGAAGGAAAGTCAACGTATCTGCCGTAACATTGCCGGTGTATCCCCTGATGAGAACATATTCGTTAATGGTATCGTGGTGGGAAGGTCCACTTCCCATGACGTGGCCCTGGTGGCTGAGAATGGTGTAATCACCCAGCTAATTGGCGGGGAACTGAAGGAACATGGAGTGGAAAAGTTGGGAAAGGTGGACTTGGAAAGGGCCATTATTAAGACCGGACTCCTCCGCAAGTCCCGGGTAAAACCACGGATATTACCATCAGAGAAAAATGGTTCAAAACTGATGGTTTCATATTTAAGTCATGCTGCTGAGGATATTTATCGTTTACGGAATGCAGATGTGGTGGTTACAGTGGGAGATGACACTACTCTGGTAGCGGCTGATATACTCTACCGTTTCAACGTTCCCATCATCGGCATCACTGATGGTGACCTGGACAAAGTGGTGGAGGAAGGTTTTAAAGCCGATGGATCCATGGTGGTTGAACTGGAAAGTGGCTGGGATGATATAATTGGTGAAAAAATATTTCTGGAGCTTTTTAAAGGTAGTGAAACCATAGAAATAGTAAATATGGAAAATTTTAAAAATAAAATCCTACAGATAATCAAGAAGATTAACCCTCACTATCAGGTGAGATATACTTAA
- a CDS encoding methanogenesis marker 17 protein: MNVECYDPEGAAVYEMILQQVLQDVQLTRSVKDVQIYADPREPVFIIVVKMEKTSPPILLEEFAEYKYDKKANEAFIRIKDEKYLPALLKKLWELEGRNKIHQPSRMEVVVDDPQHTMAGMVVTDPQQDLKKKVYDALFRIIPEGFRVVDHYSEDEIIALTCTDELMQEKWIDKSREIIAKMRSD, from the coding sequence ATGAATGTGGAATGCTACGATCCAGAGGGAGCGGCAGTGTATGAGATGATACTGCAACAGGTTTTACAGGATGTTCAGCTTACCCGCTCGGTGAAGGATGTTCAGATCTACGCCGACCCCCGGGAGCCGGTCTTTATTATAGTGGTAAAGATGGAGAAAACATCCCCCCCCATACTCCTAGAAGAATTTGCTGAATATAAATACGATAAAAAGGCTAACGAGGCATTTATTCGTATTAAGGATGAGAAATATTTACCCGCTCTTTTGAAAAAACTTTGGGAGTTGGAGGGCCGGAACAAGATTCACCAACCCAGCCGTATGGAAGTAGTGGTGGACGATCCTCAACATACCATGGCGGGAATGGTGGTTACGGATCCCCAACAGGACCTTAAAAAGAAGGTTTACGACGCGCTCTTCCGGATAATACCCGAGGGTTTCCGGGTGGTGGATCATTACTCCGAGGATGAAATAATCGCCCTGACCTGTACCGATGAGCTCATGCAGGAAAAGTGGATTGATAAGAGCCGGGAGATCATTGCCAAGATGAGGAGTGATTGA
- a CDS encoding methanogenesis marker 3 protein — MKVQVNGDEIELTSGSTIKDAIEAAQAPYLPGSVLGVVKGREEVERHVNKYRLKTPQGSIIIELLKKSPPELIDLWKERYHDFSGLRVRWITSQEASVGPIATSLKPSHDEYTYQRWDVIFSLSGFTADATHIIFSKDKHNAVYGAPKGNDGVFARVVGGKRTIMKLTDDDHVLEVKPVVERKSIVKSAAIIDLETELSEGNQVFTYLQVEPEPRSPQSVEHFYALSESGKLQVDYDSNSFLGSYGLQGIKREIEWVAKRKRGTLTLRNQGKGMGRVYIYREDRVSTPSHNVFGKVVKGMQLVDIARYGDEVTLQIHPERIMTLAMTQKEADGFLRANGIKQIRSGLEDDEAVVVRQEPHYTMEIVEKGEVTTFGVKKEDMVEIELYNQAPRSTWYFQKITGLLDAPVGSLKVHFAFPGMNLMMFHGDSREARGLIPENSPQGQARAWEIGLTNMSRRHIGMLGIRFEDHDEFGPTGEPFQGTNILGKVVKGMENLKKFKEGDTVYVRRRV, encoded by the coding sequence ATGAAGGTTCAGGTTAATGGAGACGAAATTGAACTTACCAGTGGTTCCACCATAAAGGATGCCATTGAAGCTGCCCAGGCCCCCTATCTACCTGGAAGTGTTCTGGGAGTGGTAAAGGGTAGGGAAGAAGTGGAAAGACACGTAAACAAGTACCGCTTGAAGACTCCTCAGGGAAGCATAATCATAGAATTACTCAAAAAATCCCCTCCCGAACTTATAGATCTGTGGAAGGAGCGTTACCATGACTTTTCAGGGTTAAGGGTACGTTGGATAACCTCCCAGGAAGCCTCTGTGGGACCCATAGCCACTTCCCTAAAGCCATCCCATGACGAATACACCTACCAGCGCTGGGATGTTATATTCAGTTTATCAGGATTCACTGCCGATGCCACCCACATCATATTTAGCAAGGACAAACATAACGCGGTTTATGGGGCTCCTAAGGGCAATGATGGGGTTTTTGCCAGGGTGGTGGGCGGTAAAAGAACCATAATGAAGCTTACCGATGATGACCATGTACTGGAGGTCAAACCAGTAGTGGAAAGGAAGAGCATAGTGAAAAGTGCAGCCATCATCGACCTGGAAACCGAGTTATCTGAGGGCAACCAGGTGTTCACCTACCTTCAGGTGGAACCTGAACCCAGATCACCCCAATCGGTGGAACACTTCTACGCACTTTCGGAATCAGGTAAATTACAGGTTGATTATGATTCTAATTCATTCCTGGGATCTTATGGTCTTCAGGGAATTAAGAGAGAAATAGAATGGGTTGCCAAGCGTAAAAGAGGCACTTTAACCCTACGTAACCAGGGTAAGGGTATGGGTCGGGTTTACATATACCGGGAAGACCGGGTGTCCACTCCATCCCACAACGTTTTTGGTAAAGTGGTTAAGGGGATGCAACTGGTGGATATTGCCCGCTACGGTGATGAAGTAACCCTCCAGATACATCCCGAGAGGATAATGACCCTGGCCATGACCCAGAAAGAAGCAGATGGGTTTTTAAGAGCGAATGGAATTAAGCAGATTAGGAGTGGCCTGGAGGATGATGAGGCCGTGGTGGTTCGCCAGGAGCCACATTACACCATGGAAATTGTAGAAAAAGGAGAAGTGACCACTTTTGGGGTTAAAAAAGAGGACATGGTAGAGATAGAATTGTATAACCAGGCTCCTCGTTCTACCTGGTACTTCCAGAAGATCACAGGACTCCTGGATGCCCCGGTAGGCTCCCTAAAAGTTCACTTCGCATTCCCGGGCATGAATCTTATGATGTTCCATGGAGACTCCCGGGAAGCCCGGGGACTGATCCCGGAAAACTCGCCCCAGGGCCAGGCCCGAGCCTGGGAAATTGGATTAACCAACATGTCCCGCCGTCATATTGGGATGCTGGGGATCCGTTTTGAGGACCATGATGAGTTTGGACCCACTGGAGAACCATTTCAGGGTACAAATATCCTAGGAAAAGTGGTTAAGGGTATGGAAAATCTTAAAAAATTTAAAGAAGGGGATACAGTTTATGTCCGAAGAAGAGTCTAA
- a CDS encoding ribonuclease VapC, producing MANFSHSNNKKGKVYVLDTSAIIGRFLSSDSANMTTNGVIREIKDFNSRIFTEDALEDGRLEVREPEKWAIKRVQSIMETSGDILRLSEVDTEILALAVTLTESYEPILVTDDYSIQNLSKILKILYRSVLTQGIEEVYRWILICQGCKKQYPPQYKGEDCEICGSKLFKRRIKGS from the coding sequence ATGGCAAATTTTAGTCATTCTAATAATAAAAAAGGCAAAGTATACGTTTTGGATACCTCTGCTATTATTGGAAGGTTTTTATCATCTGATTCAGCTAATATGACTACAAATGGCGTTATTAGAGAAATCAAGGACTTTAATTCCCGTATTTTTACTGAGGATGCCCTGGAAGATGGTAGGCTGGAGGTACGCGAACCGGAGAAATGGGCCATTAAAAGAGTTCAAAGCATAATGGAAACCTCTGGTGATATACTGAGACTTTCTGAGGTTGATACGGAAATACTAGCCCTGGCAGTAACTTTAACAGAATCTTACGAACCAATCCTGGTTACCGATGATTACTCCATCCAGAACCTTTCGAAAATACTCAAAATACTCTACCGGAGTGTTTTAACCCAGGGTATTGAAGAAGTGTACCGCTGGATACTGATCTGCCAGGGATGCAAGAAGCAGTATCCCCCCCAGTATAAGGGGGAGGACTGTGAAATATGTGGATCTAAACTATTCAAAAGACGAATAAAAGGATCTTAA
- a CDS encoding methanogenesis marker 2 protein, producing the protein MALKSLVDSIKNFEGITRKKSIKNVTSLLGDSYQTAGRTVLSFGDDASALDIGHGELILLAADGMWGKLMEADPWWAGYCSVLVNVNDIAAMGGIPLGMTNVISTPDSDICREIMAGIREGVEKFGVPMVGGHVHPDTPYNALDVSITGIIGRDDLITSGGAQVDDQILVAIDLDGEVHPQFNLNWDTTTMKSPELVQGQIRAMNELARKHLVNSGRDISNPGILGTLGMLLESSGKGGTVELDKIPRNEKVSWEDWLKLYPGAGFVLTVSEEKVHECENILEKVNITCGVVGTVLEENKLFLTCDKEKEIVFDFQRDSIMGVKEEII; encoded by the coding sequence TTGGCTTTAAAATCACTGGTTGATTCTATTAAAAATTTTGAGGGAATAACCCGCAAAAAGAGCATAAAAAATGTGACCAGCCTGTTAGGTGACAGCTATCAGACTGCTGGTCGTACGGTTTTAAGTTTTGGTGATGATGCATCGGCCCTGGATATTGGTCACGGGGAATTGATACTCCTGGCTGCCGATGGCATGTGGGGCAAGCTCATGGAGGCTGATCCATGGTGGGCTGGTTACTGTTCCGTCCTGGTGAATGTGAATGACATTGCGGCCATGGGGGGCATACCCCTGGGTATGACTAACGTCATTTCGACCCCTGATTCTGATATATGTCGCGAGATAATGGCGGGCATCAGAGAAGGTGTTGAAAAATTTGGTGTACCAATGGTAGGGGGACATGTACACCCTGATACCCCTTACAATGCTCTGGACGTTTCCATAACTGGCATAATCGGCCGGGATGATCTGATTACCAGTGGAGGAGCCCAGGTGGATGACCAGATACTGGTGGCCATTGATCTGGATGGGGAAGTCCATCCCCAGTTCAATCTCAACTGGGATACCACCACCATGAAAAGCCCGGAACTGGTTCAGGGTCAGATCAGGGCCATGAATGAGCTGGCCCGGAAACATCTGGTTAACTCCGGCAGGGATATCAGTAATCCGGGCATCCTGGGAACTCTTGGAATGCTCTTAGAATCATCGGGGAAAGGTGGAACCGTGGAACTGGATAAAATCCCTCGCAACGAAAAAGTGAGTTGGGAGGACTGGCTTAAACTGTATCCCGGGGCAGGTTTTGTTCTAACCGTATCCGAAGAGAAGGTCCATGAATGTGAAAACATCCTGGAAAAGGTGAATATAACCTGTGGTGTGGTGGGGACTGTTTTGGAGGAAAATAAGTTGTTCTTAACCTGTGATAAAGAAAAGGAGATCGTTTTTGACTTCCAGAGGGATAGTATAATGGGAGTAAAAGAGGAAATTATCTAG
- a CDS encoding methanogenesis marker 6 protein: MLKNLKKGIQFMSEEESKVTRMIILGPAAQVSQSQVVGELHMLELPLTIKSTCYGAVVHGKEVDVLKAINEIRKLDPANIFTKDRGFPPGDPRRCRAKRGGAREGFHQLEKEFELLGYVGEALEWPESVEIKKGGKISPEEFKKIAQECEK, from the coding sequence ATCTTAAAAAATTTAAAGAAGGGGATACAGTTTATGTCCGAAGAAGAGTCTAAGGTAACCCGGATGATCATTCTGGGGCCGGCAGCCCAGGTAAGTCAAAGCCAAGTGGTGGGGGAACTGCACATGCTGGAACTTCCCCTTACCATAAAATCCACCTGTTACGGGGCGGTGGTTCATGGTAAAGAAGTGGATGTTTTAAAGGCCATAAATGAGATCAGAAAACTGGATCCAGCCAACATATTCACCAAGGATCGAGGATTCCCGCCAGGAGATCCCAGACGCTGCCGGGCCAAGAGAGGTGGGGCTCGGGAGGGATTCCATCAACTGGAAAAAGAATTCGAACTTTTAGGATACGTAGGGGAAGCCTTGGAGTGGCCAGAATCAGTTGAAATAAAAAAAGGCGGTAAGATAAGTCCCGAAGAGTTTAAAAAAATAGCTCAGGAGTGTGAAAAATGA